The following DNA comes from Bacteroidetes bacterium SB0662_bin_6.
CAGTTCGAGACGCAGGTCCTTCTCGAAAACGGCCCACGCTCCGGCAAACCAAACTGTAAAGGATTGTTTCATGACAGCGGGGGCCGGGGAGCGCCGATATGTGCTATATCTTCCTGTGGGGTATACGGCAGTGCATCCGGTCTATTCTCGAATTCGCCAATGAACGCAATTTCCGTCTCGAGCAGATAGCCCGTGTTGCGCGCCACCACTTCCTGTATGTATCGGATCAGGGCGATTACATCGGCGGCTCTGCCCCCGCCCCGGTTGACCATGATATTGGCGTGCCGGTGCGTGACTTCGATGCCTCCGATACGCGTTCCCTTGAGGCCGGCCTCGTCGATGAGCCGTCCCGCCCCGATTCCCTCTATTTTCTTGAAAATGGAACCCACGCTGGGCTCCGTATCCAGCGGGGGATGCCGGGCGCTGCGCCATTCGAGGTTCGCCGCCATGATTTCTTTCATCCGCGTCCGATCCCCCGGCTCCAGCCGGAACGTGGCCGAAAGCACGATATCTTCACGGTCATGCAGTATCGAGTAGTCGTAGCCGAAGTTAAAATACTCCACGCCGACCGTACGGCGGTCGCTTTCTTCGGTCAGAATGTCCGCCTCCTCCAGCACTTCCTCGATGAACATGGTGCGCTCCCGCTTGGGGGGCGGCGCCAGGAAGTGCAGGTTTTGCCAGAGTGCGCCTCCCACGGTGGACGGAATGCCGACATAGTGTTCCAGCCCGGAGAGGCCGGCTTCCACGGCCGCCTCGATTACGTC
Coding sequences within:
- the murB gene encoding UDP-N-acetylmuramate dehydrogenase, with the protein product MTKAPYLPDPDYAALEHALGAERLLRQVELAPYTTFRIGGAADLFYEARTVEELVRAITTVRACGVPYFLLGRGANILVSDRGVRGVVIYNTADRMTINPDTHRLWVESGAIMYPDVIEAAVEAGLSGLEHYVGIPSTVGGALWQNLHFLAPPPKRERTMFIEEVLEEADILTEESDRRTVGVEYFNFGYDYSILHDREDIVLSATFRLEPGDRTRMKEIMAANLEWRSARHPPLDTEPSVGSIFKKIEGIGAGRLIDEAGLKGTRIGGIEVTHRHANIMVNRGGGRAADVIALIRYIQEVVARNTGYLLETEIAFIGEFENRPDALPYTPQEDIAHIGAPRPPLS